CCAGGATGCGGGCGCCCGGGGGCGGGTCCAGGGTCCGGATCAGATCGTCGCGGCCGAACAGGTAGTACTTCCGCGTCAAGTCGTAGATGTGCCGCTGATGGCGGTACATCCGGTCCATGCGGACGAAGGCGTCGGCCGTCATGGGATCACTTGAGGACGTAGAGATGGAAGCCCCCGTAGATGGCCGAGCGATCCTGGGCGAAGAGGGCCTTGCTCAGGCCGTCCTCGTAGTGCCAGGGCGCCAGCACCTCCGCGGGGAGGGCGGCCTCCAGCGGCGAGGCCGAACCGGCGGTACGGAAGATCGCCCGCGCGCCGGGCCGGGCCGTGCGTCCGATCTCGCGCCACAGCGCGGTCATCTGGGCCGGGGTCATCCAATCCTGGGCGTCCAGCAGCACCACCCGGTCGACACTGGCCACCGGCTGCGCCGCCAGGAAATCGGTCATCGATCCCAGACGCGTATCGATGCGCCCCGCCCGCTCGCGCAGCAGGGCGAAATTCTCGGGGCGCAGGTAGTCGGGAACGGCGCGCATGGCTTCGTGGTCGTAGCGGCGGCCGAAGGCCTGCCAGGCGAAATAGTTCTCGCCGATGGGAAAGTCGCAGGCCAGCCGCCGCACCCGCTCGCGCATGGTCGCCGCCATGTCGCCCGCCGCATCCCGATGCATGGCGTCGAACTGGGCCGGCGGGATTCCCAGGTGGTAGAACAGCACCGGCAGCTTGGTTACGGCACGCACCAGGGGGTTGTCGAACAGCGGACCGAAGGTGGCATCGAAGATGCGGGCCTGTTCTTCCACATCGGCGGCGGTCAACAGGTGCGCCGGATTGCGGCCCATGGCGCGGGCGGCGAAATGCAAAAAGCCGATGAAGCCGCCAAGGAGCCCGTGGCGATAGAAGTCGGACGAGAAGTAGTCGATGCGCGGCCGTCCGGTGAGGGTGCGCGTCTCCCACCACGCACGGGTGTCCGCATCCAGATGGGGACGCAGGGTGGAGAAGTAGAGGTCGCGGTTGGCCGGGTCGCAGGCCTGCCCGAAGAAGCGGAAGAACCCTGCGTGGTCCGGAGTGTGGCTTAGCGCCGCCACCTTAAGCCGGGTCAGCGCCAGATGGGCGGGGTTGAGGTCGACGGCAACGATCTCGGCCGGATTTGCCAGCAGGTAGTTGAGCAGGTTGCAGCCGCCGGAGGCGATGGTCACCACCCGCGAAGTCGGCTCCAGGCGGAGCGCCGTCAGGTCGACCGCCGGGTCCTCCCAGATCTGGGTATAGACCAAGCGGGAGAACCAGAGGGTGAACAGCCTTTCCAGCATGCCGCGTGCCGTGGCGGCGGGAGTGGATTCGATGGCGCTACGCAGAATGGCGGTCGTCATGGGGAGACTCTCCTCGCTTCCAGCCTGGCCCCCTTTGTCACGAGCGGGATTCCTTAGGCAAATGAAGCTTTTGCGACAATGGGGCGGCGCGCGGAGCGTCATTGTCCTGTCATCGGACCACGGTAGAAATGGCGCCCAAAACGAAAGGGAGCGGCGATGTTCAAGACCATCCTGGTGGCGACCGAAGGTTCCGAGGCCGGCAATCGGGCCGTAGAGACGGCGGCCCGTCTGGCCCACACTCTCCGTGCGGCGCTGACCGTCGCCATGGTCATCGAACCGGCGATGGCCGCGGCCCTACACGCTTGGCGGCGGGGTGAACACGATGCCGGCGAAGCGGGACCGCCGCACCCTCTGCTTACCGGGGTTCCGGGCTGGCTGGACCGGGCACGGGAGCACGTCGGCCATAGCCGCGAGTTCGACGACGAACTGGCCGAGATCGTTCTCAACCACGCCCGGACGCGGGCCCTGGCCGAGGGAATGGCGGAGGTCCGCACCATCGCCGGACATGGCGATGCCGTGGAATCCATCATCGAGATCGCGGCGAGCGAAAGGCCGGATCTTCTTGTATTCGGCAGCCGGGGCCTGGGAGTGATGAGAGGCCTGCTGCTAGGCAGCGTATCGCTCCAGCTTTCCCAGTTGGCGCCCTGTCCCTGCCTGATCGTGCGCTAGAGCAATCGTCACCGCCCGCAGAGTCGCTTGTACAACTGCCAGGGCGTGAAGACCCAGGGGGCCCTGAGACCCAGCGCTCTCTTTACCGCCTCGACGCAGGTATAAGGTCGCCAAGGGGCTGGAATTCGCGGGGCTTCGCCGGCCGGGGCGGGAACCACTCGGTAGCCCTTCTCGGCGAACCAGCAGGCCAGATCCGCCGCCGGCCGGTCGGCCAGAACCTGAATCTCGGTCCAGTGGCTCAAGGGGTTGTAGACGACCCAGTGTCCCTGCCGTCGCAGAACCACGAAGCAGTGCCGGAAGCCGGGCCGCAGCAGCCGCAAACCCTTCAAATCGGCCTGGCCGGCGAAGACCACCAGGGCGAGCGAGTCGATTCGAGGGTTGTCCGGTATCACTGGACCATTCCCTTGTCCCGTAGCTTGCCGTCAAGGCGTGCCATGGCCTCATCCCACAGACGGGCCTCGCGGGCCTCTTCCTCCTCCCGTCCGTCCGGTGCCCGGTCCTTCAGGCCGAACATGGCCATGACCCGCAAATGCTCCCGGTGGAGATCGCCGTCGCGGACCATGGTCATGACGTAGCGGTAGATATCGTCGGGATCGCACGGACGGGAATCCTTGCGGACTGCATCCCGAAAGCGCGCGCCCTCGTTTCGTGCCCGTTGGCAACGAGCGTACCAGAACCAAGCCTCCTCGCCATCGGCAAAGGGTTCCTGCCTAATTTCAAAGTACGGCTTATATATATGTCGGAACGTAGTCATCGATATCCTCCTGCCACAGCCTTTTTAAGGAACATCGCGCGAACACGATCAATCTACCCGATGTTCTCTATGTGTCAAGACGATTGTAGCAAAAAGTTCCTACTGACCCCCCGCCCGATTTGTAAGACCCTGTTCCCATGCTCAAGCACTCGCAAATCTGGCGTGCCATCGACCGGCTGGCCCAGGAAAAGGGCCTTACCGCCTCCGGCTTGGCCCGCCGCGCCGGCCTCGATCCGACCACTTTCAACAAGAGCAAACGCATCACCCGCGAAGGCAAGCTGCGCTGGCCCAGCACGGAAAGTGTCGCCAAAATCCTGACCTCGACCGAAACCACCCTTGGGGAATTCGTTTCCTTCATCGGGGAAGCGGACAGTGCGGCGGTCTACAAGAACATCCCGTTGATCGGCTTCGCCCAAGCCGGCAATTCCGGCTATTTCGACGACGCCGGCTATCCGGCGGGCGGCGGCTGGGACGAGATTCCCTTCCCCGATCTGGCCGACCCGCACGCCTACGCCCTGGAGATCAGCGGCGACAGCATGCAGCCGGTCTTTCGCGACGGCGACATCGTCATCGTCGCGCCCTCGGCGAGCATCCGCAAGGGTGACCGGGTGGTGGTCAAGACCCGCGAGGGCGAAGTGCTGGTGAAGGAACTGCTGCGCCGTTCGATCAAGCGCATCGAGCTTCTGTCGCTCAACCGCGCCCACGAAGACCGCGTCCTGTCGGTGGACGAAGTCGACTGGATCGCCCGGGTCATCTGGGCCAGCCAATAGCGGTCTTTCCGGTTTTGCCTTTCGGATGCTATCCTGTCCCTTCTCCAGGGAACAGGGAGGCGGATCATGGCGAGGGGAGTCGCGGGCAAGACCCTGGCTTATGTGGATGGGCAGTGGCGGCACGGCAATCCCTTGCTCATGGGTCCCCGGCACCATGCGGTCTGGCTGTCGTCGGTGGTCTTCGACGGCGCGCGGGCCTTTGACGGGGTGGTGCCCGACCTGCGTCTCCATTGCGCCCGGGTGGTGGCTTCGGCCCACGTCCTGGGCATGATGCCCATGCTGACGGCGGCCGAGATCGAGGATATCGCCTGGGACGGCGTGCACCGCTTCGCGGCCGATGCCGACCTTTACATCTGTCCCATGTTTTACGCCGAAGGGGGGTTCGTCTGGCCAGACCCGGCGACCACGCGCTTCGTTCTCACGGTCCATGAGGCGCCGTTGCCCGCCGCCGACGGCTTCAGCGCCTGCTTGTCCAGTTTCCGCCGGCCGGCCCGCGACATGGCTCCGACCGAGGCCAAGGCCTCCTGCCTCTATCCCAATATCGCGCGCATCGGCCGCGAGGCCGCCGGCAAGGGCTTCGACACGGCGGTGGTCCTCGATCCCTGCGGCAACGTGGCCGAGTTCGCCTATACCAACCTGTTCCTGGTGCGCGGCGGAGTGGTCCATACCCCGGCGCCCAACGGGACATTTCTCAACGGCATCACCCGGCAAAGGGTCATCCGGCTGCTGCGCAAGGATGGTTTCGAGGTGATCGAGCGGGCGATCCTCTACGACGAGGTTCTGACCGCCGACGAACTGTTCGCCACCGGGAACTACGCCAAGGTCCAACCCTGCACCAGGATCGAGGCCCGGGCACTGAACATCGGGCCCGTTTACGAGCGGGCGCGCGAACTCTATTTCGCCTTTGCGCACCAGGCGCGTTAGGTCAGGTCCCGGCCAGATCCTCGCCGGCCAGGGCCTTGCCGATCAGGGCCACCGTCTCGTCGCGGCCGTAAAGGGCGATGAAGGACCCCATGCGCGGCCCCGTGGCTTGGCCCAGCAGGACCTCGTAGAGCGCCTGGAACCAGGCCTTGAGGTCGCCGAATCCGGGATGGGCCTTGCCGACTTCATAGACGGCGTTCTGGGCGTCTTCGGCGGAAGCCCCGGCGGGCAGGGCGCGCAACGACGCCGCCAGGTCCTCCAACGCCTTGCGCTCGTCGTCCGTGGGCGCCCGGTACTTCTTGGCCGGTTTGACGAAATCCCGATAGTAGGTGATGGCGTATTCCACCAGCTTGTCCAGGATCGGATGGGTGGCCGGGCTGGCGTCGGGGCGGGTCCGCGAAATGAAATGCCAGAGCACCGCCTTGTCCTCGGTATGGCAAACCGACGCCAGGTTGAGCAGGATGCCGTAGCTCAACTGGCTGTCCTCCACGGGCGGCTCGCCGCGATGGATGTGCCAGACCGGATTGTCCAGCCGCTTGGCGTCCTCGGAACCGGGGAAGGCGGACAAATGGCTCAGGTACTCGTCCACGGTGCGCGGGATGACGTCGAAGAACAGCCGCTTGGCGGTCTTCGGCTTGTTGTACATGTAGAGGGCCAGGCTTTCGGGCGGGGCATAGCGCAGCCATTCTTCCACCGCCAAGCCGTTGCCCTTGGACTTGGAGATCTTCTCTCCCCGGTCGTCGAGAAACAGTTCGTAGGTGAAGCCGACCGGCGGCCTTTCCCCCAGGATGCGGCATATGCGCCCCGACAGCTTGACCGAGTCGATCAGGTCCTTGCCCGACATCTCGTAGTCGACGCCGAGCGCCGCCCAGCGCATGGCCCAGTCGCACTTCCATTGCAGCTTGCAGGCGCCGCCGGTGACCGGGGTCTCGACCGTGGAGCCGTCCTCGTTCCGGTAGACGATGGTCCCTGCCGCCACGTCGCGCTCGACCACCGGGACCTGCAGAACGCGACCGGTCTTGGGGCAGACGGGCAGGAAGGGGCTGTAGGTGGCGCGGCGTTCCGGCCCCAGCGTGGGCAGGACGACGTCGATCACCGCGTCGTAGCGTTCCAGCACCCGGCGCAGCATGGCGTCGAAACGTCCGGCGCGGTAGCACTCGGTGGCGCTCTGGAACTCGTACTCGAAGCCGAAGGTATCCAGGAAGGAGCGCAAACGGGCGTTGTTGTGATGTCCGAAGCTCTCGTGGGTGCCGAAGGGATCGGGGATGGCGGTCAACGGCTTGCCCAGATGCCGGGCGACCATTTCCTGGTTGGGGACGTTGTCGGGTACCTTGCGCAGGCCGTCCATGTCGTCCGAGAAGGCGAACAGCCGGGTCGGGATGTCGGACAGCAGCGAGAACGCGTGCCGCACCATGGACGTTCTCGCCACCTCGCCGAAAGTGCCGATGTGCGGCAGGCCGGACGGTCCGTAGCCGGTTTCGAACAGCACGTAGCCCTTGTCCGGCGTCCTGCCAGCCAAGGATTTCAGCACCTCGCGCGCCTCGGCGAAGGGCCAGGCGTTGCTGTGGACGGCATGCTCGCGCAAATGTTCGTGTTGCGGACCGAGTCTCTGCTGGGCCATTGGGCTGCTCCCATCCTTGAACCCGTTGCTACTACGGGCCCGGCGCGCCGACGTCAAGGTTATGTCGGTCGACGGGCACGTAGACGGCCGGACGGCTCCGCGGCTGAACGGCAACAAGAAGGGTTTTACATCGATGGGATTTTAGCGCCATGATCGGCAGCAGGAAGACGCCTTGACTTCGCCGCCAAGCCGTCCGAACAACCGAGACGGTCCTCCTCCACTTCCCCCAAGCGATATGACCCACCCCGCCTGCCGCCTCTACCTGATCACTCCGCCGACCCTCGATCCGGGGGCCTTCGCGCCGGTGCTGGCGGCGGCGCTGGATGCGGGAGACGTGGCTTGCCTGCAGTTGCGGCTGAAGGACGCGCCGGACGACGTGGTGCGTCGCGCGGTGGATCGCCTGCGGCCGGTGGCGCAGGGGCGCGATGTCGCGTTCCTGCTCAACGACCGGCCCGACTTGGCCAAGGCCACGGGATGCGACGGAGTCCATGTCGGCCAGGAGGACACCGCTTGCCGCGAGGCGAGGCGCGTCA
This Magnetospirillum sp. WYHS-4 DNA region includes the following protein-coding sequences:
- a CDS encoding lysine--tRNA ligase, whose protein sequence is MAQQRLGPQHEHLREHAVHSNAWPFAEAREVLKSLAGRTPDKGYVLFETGYGPSGLPHIGTFGEVARTSMVRHAFSLLSDIPTRLFAFSDDMDGLRKVPDNVPNQEMVARHLGKPLTAIPDPFGTHESFGHHNNARLRSFLDTFGFEYEFQSATECYRAGRFDAMLRRVLERYDAVIDVVLPTLGPERRATYSPFLPVCPKTGRVLQVPVVERDVAAGTIVYRNEDGSTVETPVTGGACKLQWKCDWAMRWAALGVDYEMSGKDLIDSVKLSGRICRILGERPPVGFTYELFLDDRGEKISKSKGNGLAVEEWLRYAPPESLALYMYNKPKTAKRLFFDVIPRTVDEYLSHLSAFPGSEDAKRLDNPVWHIHRGEPPVEDSQLSYGILLNLASVCHTEDKAVLWHFISRTRPDASPATHPILDKLVEYAITYYRDFVKPAKKYRAPTDDERKALEDLAASLRALPAGASAEDAQNAVYEVGKAHPGFGDLKAWFQALYEVLLGQATGPRMGSFIALYGRDETVALIGKALAGEDLAGT
- a CDS encoding helix-turn-helix transcriptional regulator, encoding MLKHSQIWRAIDRLAQEKGLTASGLARRAGLDPTTFNKSKRITREGKLRWPSTESVAKILTSTETTLGEFVSFIGEADSAAVYKNIPLIGFAQAGNSGYFDDAGYPAGGGWDEIPFPDLADPHAYALEISGDSMQPVFRDGDIVIVAPSASIRKGDRVVVKTREGEVLVKELLRRSIKRIELLSLNRAHEDRVLSVDEVDWIARVIWASQ
- a CDS encoding DUF3419 family protein, translating into MTTAILRSAIESTPAATARGMLERLFTLWFSRLVYTQIWEDPAVDLTALRLEPTSRVVTIASGGCNLLNYLLANPAEIVAVDLNPAHLALTRLKVAALSHTPDHAGFFRFFGQACDPANRDLYFSTLRPHLDADTRAWWETRTLTGRPRIDYFSSDFYRHGLLGGFIGFLHFAARAMGRNPAHLLTAADVEEQARIFDATFGPLFDNPLVRAVTKLPVLFYHLGIPPAQFDAMHRDAAGDMAATMRERVRRLACDFPIGENYFAWQAFGRRYDHEAMRAVPDYLRPENFALLRERAGRIDTRLGSMTDFLAAQPVASVDRVVLLDAQDWMTPAQMTALWREIGRTARPGARAIFRTAGSASPLEAALPAEVLAPWHYEDGLSKALFAQDRSAIYGGFHLYVLK
- a CDS encoding universal stress protein, giving the protein MFKTILVATEGSEAGNRAVETAARLAHTLRAALTVAMVIEPAMAAALHAWRRGEHDAGEAGPPHPLLTGVPGWLDRAREHVGHSREFDDELAEIVLNHARTRALAEGMAEVRTIAGHGDAVESIIEIAASERPDLLVFGSRGLGVMRGLLLGSVSLQLSQLAPCPCLIVR
- a CDS encoding branched-chain amino acid aminotransferase, producing MARGVAGKTLAYVDGQWRHGNPLLMGPRHHAVWLSSVVFDGARAFDGVVPDLRLHCARVVASAHVLGMMPMLTAAEIEDIAWDGVHRFAADADLYICPMFYAEGGFVWPDPATTRFVLTVHEAPLPAADGFSACLSSFRRPARDMAPTEAKASCLYPNIARIGREAAGKGFDTAVVLDPCGNVAEFAYTNLFLVRGGVVHTPAPNGTFLNGITRQRVIRLLRKDGFEVIERAILYDEVLTADELFATGNYAKVQPCTRIEARALNIGPVYERARELYFAFAHQAR